The genomic stretch CCTCAATTTAAATGACATCagattttcatttcctcttctaaAACACGGAGACAACTCAAGTAGTTGTCACACAGGCaaatgtaaagattaaatgaagttTGCAAATTATAGTCTGAGAATCTGAATTTAGTGAACATAGCTGCCTTTAGCATTAATGTGACATATAGTAACTTGTAGAGTCCATGATCAGCCCCGCTAAAAGAGGCTTTGACTGCCGCTCCCTTAACACTGTCAGGGATCTGTGTGTTGAGGCCCCAAATGCAAACTGCAGGAGAGGGGTTGCCTTCTGGACTGCGAAGGAGCAAACCCCAAGTTTCCAGGCCTAGAGCAGTGTCTGGTACATTAAGGAGAGAAATCCTACAGCACTTGAAACATTTGCAGAGAACCAGCATCAAGGAAACATGGCTGCTCTGTATAAATGTATAGTATAAATGAGATAAACAGTCCCTTCCCTCATCCTCAGTCTCAGGCCACCTCTGGTGATATTATTTTAAGACAAAGGTGTTTTTAAATGTTATGGGGACCAGGAAATGGGTTATAACATGTACATGGGGCAGAGGGTGACGAAATGGGCCGTTCCTATATTTTTAGCTATGGAAGGTCACAACGTTACTTCGAAAGCTATTTCCTGGCCAGTTGGGTAaagaaagggagggcttccctcaAGCATGGAATGTAAGAAAGCACCAAATCTAAGTGATCaagataaatcatattttaacacaatatataaaaatgaaaatgccacAACACACATGCtgaagaaaatagcaaaattttaaataaagacagaaatgaCCCTGCATTGGGATGACGCTGACAGTCTTATAGAGGAAGGCTTCACGTTGCCAGTGAATTTGGGTAATTTCTGTTTAGTCTATAAAATTCTTAccagagaaaatgagaagatcAGACCTGGTAAATGTCCTCAGCTGCTTGTACAGGACACTAGTGACTCTTCTTTCTTCACTACAGTCAAGCTGGAGTCCTGAGAAAGGTGTTTCAGACACTcgagttaaataaaaattatttaagactGTCACAGAGTCACAAGCAATTGTCAAACACTGCAGTTCTTCAAACAAGTAAAGAAGTAGTCTTGAAAATATTAATGAGTTTGCTTCCATTAAAGCTaggaaagtaaaattatattaaattcttGTTTTAGTATAAAGAAACTATAGTTTAATAAAATGCTATGTTTTAATacccatatattttaatatcctaccttcaatatttaaatattttcagaaagtataaaaaattgtaaaatatttaaatcaatcaatataagtttaatttaaaaatataaaaaataaaatgctgtgagttttttttgttgttttctgcggtacgcggacctctcactgttgtggcctctccccattgcggagcacaggctccggacgcgcaggcccagcggccatggctcaagggcccagctgctccgcggcatttgggatcctcccggaccccgtcacgaacgcgtgtcccctgcatcggcaggcggactctcaacccctgcgccaccagggaagccccctgtgagTTTTTTAATGTTCCTACCTTTCAGTTATTCAGTACTTCCTCCCCCACGTTAATGCTGTATTCCTGAAAGACACCATGACGTCCCAGAGCATATACAGGGGCGCTCAGCTCCCGCGACCTCAGCCCCGGTGGTGGCTGCGCTCCGACTCACCCCCAGGGTGTCCCCAACACCGTCCGGGCGCCCCATCGCCGCCGCCGCGTTCCCCTTTCTCTGAGCCGTCGCAGCATAGCGCCAGAAACGAGCCCGAATCTGTAAAATCGGTACCAACTCGCTTCCCAGCTTCAAACCCCTCAGAAAACGGCTTCTTAACCAAAAATGGCCTCGCTCAAGTTTCTGTGCGAAAATAAAGCACAAAACTCAGGGGAAAGCCCGAAAATGCAAGGTTCCAGCTTCCAACCAGACAAAATTGTCGCTGGCGCGGCCGCGACAAGGCTCCCACTTGAGAACTCAGCATCGCGAAGACAAAAGTTTTTTCTCACTATTAAATCAGTATAAAGATGCTCCGTGAGGATGCAACTCAACTTTTTCTCGCGCTGCCCAAACCGCGTAAAGTGCAAACTCTCATAAGTCAGCGTTTCCCTAGCCGAACCGATCAAAAGACATCCGGTGCCCATTAGCCGCCGCCTAGAGAAGCGCACTGTCCCGGGTTCCAGGGAAGGAACCTGCCCGCTAATTATTTAGTGGTGCCCGCGCGCCCCCTCGCGGCTATCTCGTGAATCACTGAAATTCTCAATGGCCCAGATCTATTTGCTAGTGGCAGGAGTGATACTCAGCTCCATCCCTGCTCGCCCTCTTGGCTGGAATTTGCCTTGGATCCATAGCCTACAGAACAGGGAACTCTTCACACTTTTGAGACAGATGAAGAAGATCCCGTTTCAGTCATGCCTAGAGGACAGAACCGACTTCAAATTTCCTTGGAAAACGGAATATCACAGAAACCCTGACGACTCAAGGCACCGGCTACCACCATCTGACGCTCCAGCAGATGGTAACTTCTTCAACAAGGAGGAAAGCCAAGCTGCTTGGAACAACACCCTACTCCATAAACTACTCTCTAGCCTTGATCACACCTTGGAACTACTGCATGAGCAAGTGGAAAATGACAACCTGGATTGTCCATATTTGGAAATTGTTGTCCCTAAATATTTCCAAAGAATCCATCTCTATCTGAAGGAAAAGGAATACAGCCCCTGTGCCTGGGAGGTTATCAGAGGAGAAATtaaagtgttcctttctctcatGTAATAATTCTCCAATTACTGtcaacaaataaagaagaaaggtaCACCTGTGACACTTCTAATCAAATTATTGTCTGTTTAGTCCTCTAAAGGTACGTCCACTCATATTGCTGCACATGTTGAAAAATATCTGAAGTGTCACgagtttacaaaaatatatttacaaagaaGAACACAATCTATTTTCTTATACAAGTAATTTTACAATGTGCTTTCTAAAATCTGTTTAACTTCTTGGAGGGTATTTGGATCCCCAACTATGacgtttattttaaaatggaaaggttGTTAGCATAGTACGCTGTTCAAGACATTTGTC from Phocoena phocoena chromosome 6, mPhoPho1.1, whole genome shotgun sequence encodes the following:
- the LOC136124664 gene encoding LOW QUALITY PROTEIN: interferon alpha-like (The sequence of the model RefSeq protein was modified relative to this genomic sequence to represent the inferred CDS: inserted 3 bases in 2 codons), coding for MAQIYLLVAGVILSSIPARPLGWNLPWIHSLQNRELFTLLRQMKKIPFQSCLEDRTDFKFPWKTEXITETLTTQGTGYHHLTLQQMXNFFNKEESQAAWNNTLLHKLLSSLDHTLELLHEQVENDNLDCPYLEIVVPKYFQRIHLYLKEKEYSPCAWEVIRGEIKVFLSLM